The region TGAGGCTCGAGCTGAACTCGCTCGGCACGCCGGCCGCGCGCGCGCAGTACCGCGAGGCCCTGGTTGCGTATTTCAGCCGGCATGAGGCGGCACTGGACGAAGACTCGCGCCGGCGGCTGCACAGCAACCCGCTGCGCATCCTGGACAGCAAGAGCCCGCACATGCAGGCCCTGATCGCCGGCGCACCGCAGCTGTCGGAGCACCTGGACGCCGAGTCGCGCGCACATTTCGAGAAGGTTCAGGCCGGGCTGCGCGATATCGGCGTGGATTACACGATCAATCCCCGTCTGGTGCGCGGTCTCGACTACTACACGCGCACCGTATTCGAGTGGACCACGGACCGCCTGGGTGCCCAGGGCACGGTCTGCGCCGGCGGCCGTTACGACGGGCTGGTGGCCCAGCTGGGCGGTGCCGACACGCCGGCGGTCGGCTTCGCCATGGGCGTGGAACGCATCGTCCAGCTGTGCCGGACGGTGGATAATGACGCGGGCTTCAGGGACAATCAGACCCCCCACGCCTATCTGTGCTGGCTGGGTGAAACGGCCGGCGCTTCGGCTCTGTGCCTGGCCGAGCGCTTGCGGGATGCTGGCCTGCGTGTCGCCAGCGATGCCGGCGGTGTTCTCAAGGCGCAGCTCAAGCGTGCCGATCGCAGCGACGCGCGCTATGCGTTGATCCTCGGCGACGAGGAAGCGCGCACCGGCCAGTGCCAGGTGAAGTCCCTGCGCGAGACGGGTGGCCAGCAGGCGGTGCCGCTGGACCGGGTCAAGGACTATTTGCTGGAACGGCTCGGACAGGGGGGCTGACCCCCTCGGGCTTCGGAGCGAACGTTGGAAACCTACAATCCCGATGACCAACTGCAGCAGCTGCGCCAGTGGCTGCGCGACAACGGCCCCGCGCTGCTGGCCGGCCTGCTGCTGGGCGCGGCGCTGGTGGCCGGCTG is a window of Nevskiales bacterium DNA encoding:
- the hisS gene encoding histidine--tRNA ligase, with product RQFHQVGVEAFGMAGPQTDAEVIALSARILRRLGLLDGAANVRLELNSLGTPAARAQYREALVAYFSRHEAALDEDSRRRLHSNPLRILDSKSPHMQALIAGAPQLSEHLDAESRAHFEKVQAGLRDIGVDYTINPRLVRGLDYYTRTVFEWTTDRLGAQGTVCAGGRYDGLVAQLGGADTPAVGFAMGVERIVQLCRTVDNDAGFRDNQTPHAYLCWLGETAGASALCLAERLRDAGLRVASDAGGVLKAQLKRADRSDARYALILGDEEARTGQCQVKSLRETGGQQAVPLDRVKDYLLERLGQGG